TCATCATTCATAAAGATAAAATTTCTGATCAGTAACTGCTTTTTAAACTTAATGGTTTGAAACTATATCTCATGGTTGTTGGTTTCCTTTATGATAATTTATGAATTCTTAATGTTTAGTTTCATTGTTTAGAGCGTGGTTGTTACTTGCAAAACTGAAGATAAGAGAAAGTCAAGAAAAAAGAGGATTCTCTGTGAGGATACTATGCGATAATTTTAGGTTCTATTTTTTCTTAAATTTGTATACATCAGTAATATTTTGATTACCAAatagtttttttttctttcaatttgGTCTTTGATTGCGTTTATTTACTTTGTATGATATTTGTATGATGTAATATATGTTTAACATGGTTTAAAATTTCTACAGGGATATAGGGGATATTGAGGTTGTAGATAATATTAACTTTACATTTTTACTTATGTACTTTGCCTTATACAAATATACTACAGTTGGTTTATTTGTTGGCTAATTATACATATGCTCACATTAGCTTAAACTTTTACATACTTACCCACAGTTGAGCTAGATTCTCATGGGAGCAAATAGTGATGAAACCAAAGACAAGACTAATTTAGAAATAACCATGATTTGTATGGTGGAGTTTTACTTACAAAAAAGAGGGCACACCCACAAAAGATAAATTTGTGTGTGATAATAATGGGGGAAGCGGATAAAGATTATTTTTATACTTTATGTACCTGTTATAGATGGTGAGGAAGGCATTTCATCTAAAGTCAAAATAGCTGGTACTGCTAATCAAGGTGTTTCTGAAATGATGATACCTCCTGATGTTGCCAATGCATTGTGGAGTCCTTACGAATTTTCTCGAAAGGTATATGACTTATCCAGGGTTTTTTGATTGGTTTTGTTactttgataaaaaaaaagggatAGTTTCCGTTGAATTGGACGTTATTTTGTTGTGTTCTCTACTAAACTTATATGAAGTGGGACACCATTTCTACGATCGTAAGAAGGTGGTGGTGTACATTGAAGTGGACTGGTGGAGTTCTTTTAAAGTAGACGACACTTGCAACGACAATTGTTTACATTTCGTTAATCGATACCTAACTGTGTTTTGtaactatttcataactgtttttttttttttagtttacgctatatatatatttgggtttaAGGTAGTAGTAGTCATCGTAGAATTTTTAACATTAATTTGTAGTTGTCAAAAGCTTCAAATGCGGTGTTATTAACAAAATATATACTTATCATCTAAATGAAAAGGAAGACCCGGACTTTTTACAACATGAAGTTAAAGTCTTATGATTGCAAAATTACCATACCGCGTGGTCGGGTTTTAGTAAGTTAACATTCTTATCTTTaaactatttaaacatatccatgaACACATTTTTACTTCAAAAAGTTCCAAAAGAATTTATTTATTTTCAAAATGTATTTAATAAATTTAAGATATAAATAACACGTATAATTTACAAATGTAATTTTTTTTGTTAGCGTCTACCGAAAGAATTAATGCGACTTCCTGGACTACGAAGTGGAATAATAGTTTCATGTTACAATTTAGGAAGGAAGAAATACATGTGGCGGTTGAAACAAGAAAATTCAAGGACAAGGCCAAACATTTCAGTTTCGTACGGTTTTTATAATTTCATGAAAGAAAATCGATTAAAGCCGGGTACAAATTGCATATTCACCTACTATTTTGACGAAGGCGCTTTCTATCTATATTGATGTTTTGAACAATGATAAAAAAAACCTTCTATGCATTTGATGGATTGAAAAACAATGTTTGTTTGACTATAGACCATGATGTTTTCTTTACAGTATTGCTTTGATATTGATCAGATATACATTCGTTAACAGATTACATGTTCTAATATTAATggtcgccgtgcaacgcacgggctcttaaaatctAGTTAGTATTACATTACAATACATCACTACACCTTCTTCCTGATACGAAGAAATATGTATTCCTTAGAATACACAATATCTTAATTATCTTAAGATATGTAGATAATGAAAAtctagtgtaaaaaaaaaaaaaaaaaaaaaaaaaaaaaaaaaaaaaaaaactgcacttaGAAAGGAACTCCTTTATTTTTAATGCTACAACTAATTATTAATCTATTATCATTCATGCATCTAAATATTATTATACCTATATAATAAAAGGCGTGGTGGAATCCATCGTTTCAGTAATATCGGAttttcgttttgagtttgcgttaatACTATaatcggtccctcaacttcggcttaACTTACACAACACCCCTCGAGTTTacctttttcaggggtagaaagcgaaaatatataattttattaaaataaaataaactaactccacccgaatttttaacggaccctatcttctcgctcggtgcgagttaaatttttccgagaccaccgttcaacttgaaaaaatctgacgaacacaacgggactaactacgcgcgaaacgaaaatcgttaaaaaaatactaaatatttcgggctatatttcctATCGCTCAGTGCGGGTTAAATTTTTCCGAAAtcatcgttcaactcgaaaaaatctaacgAAGACAACGAGACTAACTACGCGCGAAAGGGAAATCgttaaaaaaaacactaaatattttgtGACATATTTCATACACATACATACACGTACAACAATTAACTCAACATATTAGATATATTATGTACCAAACAACATATACattcaaattcgaccgcgcgttgaatacagccgcagcaacgcgcggtcgaatttttttcttcACCAACAAATTGGATGTACGTGAAAATTGATATGACCATATTTGAACGGCTTAATACCAATCTTGGATTCTTGTCGTTATCGATCATCAATGCtttgacccaaaaaaaaaaaaaaaaatgctttgACATATCATACTCATGTGGAGATTCTTCAAGAAAATATACCAAGTATCTCGAAAAAATTCACTAAAAGAAAACTGCGGTTAGAAGACGTAGGACTTTCACGACAATAAGATATCGTTGCTATAGACCTACTAAACGATAAAACATTCAAAGTTTTGAGTTTTTGTCAAAATTTTCTTTGCCAATGACAATATCATCGCGAACATGCAAAAATGTTTTTtttaatgaatttaataaacgtATTTATTATTGTATTACTCCCTCCATCCAAAATCTATTGTCTCCCAGAtaaaaaaaacacgcagttttaagaAATATCACTAACTTTATTCTCCACCAATAATATATCTTCTCTGTTCAGAATAACCTCTTTTGATTAGTTGAAAAAGAATctggacaattaatttgagacatgTCAAAATGGAATAATGGACAATAGATTTGAAACGAAAGGAGTATTATTTTAAACAATAaaataagataatattaataaacacaaatacatacatacatacatacatacatacatacatacatacatacatacatacattcatacatacatacatacatacatacatacacacacacacatacacacatacatacatacatacatacatatacatacatacatcatGCCAAAATatcaaacgagaaccataaaaaggcgagaactgcgagaacttttgatttataaatattttcacatgtaactagattgaatcacaCATAAACATTGATGAAGAGTATGAATTAACATAAAGTAGttgaaaaacacttatattttacctatataattaaatatatagtttctcgttcacatgtgcatatttgtttccgaacatgtgaacaatttcatataattaacaatttaacatgtaatttcagctaatgaacatatgtttgttaataatatgtgcattaattaacatttgcatgtaatttgttgcatttaaacgcataaaaactattaaattaaatagttctcgcagttctcatcTTTTtattggttctcgtttgaacctgccccaTACATCATTTAACTACTATTAAATGTTTGATAATTCATTTGACTACAATTTTAAAATATTCATAATTCTAttttgtatatattatattatatattattatattatataatatcatattatacacatatgtatatgtatatgtatagacaCATATATGACAAAGGCCCTTTTTCTTTTCCTGTATAGTGCATTTACGATACTATAATTATATATAGCGCGTCTATCTACACATATATTTAGTAGACATATGACTTGAAATGAGAAGGCAAATAATTCTtgggataataattatattattttatgaTCTTTAAACAGACAGGATTGAATATTCCTTTTATGTCTATCTCTAGGACAGCCATGGCCAAAGAGACCAAATCATGAATTCATGAGTGGGGAAAGGATTCAAGAAATTAAAGTAAAAAAGATATGGGAAAGTAGTTTCTATTCTCTCTAAAAACAACTTTATCTTCATCATAATCACTTGAATAAAGAAGCTTTTATTGTTGGTTGATTGTGATTGTTTGAAAAGAATCATACCTTTATAGCAAGGAAAACATTGCATATAGTAACAAACACCATCACCGTCTTAATTTGCTGCCGATCAACTTTGGCGCGCGGTGCAAAGTAGTAGTattacctaaatatccttttgcaTTCTTATTAGACGACTATGTTTATACGTACATACAGATTAGTGACAACGTAGGTGTTTATGAACACATGCATGACAGGTATTGTGAACTAGATTGACTACTATTTATAAGGAATAATTTTACAATAGATTGATTGCTAATTTGTTTACATCATATGAATATAAGAGAGATGTCATTCAAGTGCGAATCTCGAAAGAGATTAAGTTGCACTGTTTTTATATTCCATGTGTCATGTCCTTAGAGGATGCAGAGGAAACAAAGTTAACAAAAGGCCAAGTCTAGAACATGTTTGGTGGACATGAAAAGAAGTAAAGAACCAACATATTGGAAGTTCAAGCAATTAGCCATAATCCTATGTATAACTTCCAGTCTTCCACCATATGTAGGTGATCAAATGAAAGTGATCAAATTATTTAGTTCCCATGAAAAAAGTAGATAACTTTTTTACAAAAGTTTCATCAATCAATTTACAAGCCTCCAAATTAGATCTCTTTTATTGGGTTTTTGTTATCTGTTTCTTCTATATACCGACAATAATTGTTTGTAGAGCATAATAACATTGTGCAACGAAAAAATATATGAACGGACACAGGGTTTATACACAATTTGCTTATTAAAGATGATCGATCATGACATATCATTTCGCTTATAATTTCATATGCTGATCAGTTTCAAGTTTGGTCATTGTCCTCATGTTATTATGTATCCACAATCACACCGAAACAACAGACTCAATCACATCAAAAATTATTAAATACTGTATTAAACACATATGTGCTTTTGGGACCAACTTTTACTAGATAAGGATGATAGCATCGTTTTGGTAAAGCATGATTTTCAATAATGTTACGTAAGTTCAAAAATCAAGTCGGCTAATTAAGGAtcatttttatattttctgttatgCTGCAAATTAAATAGAAAGGATTGAATCAGTCTTCAAACTGATTCAACGAGTTGTTATAGATCATCAACGTTCCTTTTATGTGAGATTAAATGAGAACGTTGTCACAAACTTATGACTAACATTAAACATACGGAGTGTAAACTTTATGATTGCTTATTTAAACACTTATCTGTTGAAAGTTAGACCCACCAACTAATTTGTTGGTGGTTCTAGTTTACTACTTTCGAGTCTCGTCCGTGTCTCTTTTTatatctttgttttttttttttttccaaaacaaAGAATCGTAATAAGATTTTCGTTTTCTTTGCCATAAAAATACAAAGTACTCCGTAACTACTTTAAAGTTGCCATacaatatactacgtatatagaatAGAACTAGTAAATGGGCCATGGGCCAAGGCCCAACTTAATATGCATTACCCAGCCACTTTTGTTGACATGATTGCTATTAAAACGACAATTTCAAAGCCAAAACTACATTGGCACCTTTcgctattatttattatttatgttagtaatagtaatagtaataatagtaatagtaatatagaTCACTCATCTAATCAATCAACATCTTGTCATAATATTGAGAAGATGGCTCATCAAAATATCAAATCTAATCAAATAATCAAATTGAAATGTCTATCGGGCCTTGGCTTTTCTTTACTTATTTGGGTTCACAGATATCTACAGATGGGCTTTTAATTTTTGGGTTGAGCATCCCAAAATTGGCCatttaaatatagttttcattaagaaAGAGCAATAATGACTCATGCATTGAGTTTACTAATAAGTTAAGCAAAAACGCTTATGTTGAGATGTTTGGAAAAACTCTCATACAATCATGACTACTATACTAATACTGATTATGATTATGACTACtataatattatgaaaataattcTTAACTTTTGTATATATACAGTCTGATAATTCTATATTAGCTAATTGTCAAAGTTGTAAACTCATTGAAATTGAACTTCAGATATgtttaaaactcatgaaaatttaATTCTAACATTTTCATGGCGACTCACATTTTTTCttttatttacttattttttttaaccTACTTCTTGGTTAGAGGttcattcggaagcaatctctctatccgtagaACATTGAAagagaggactttctctactcCTTCATTGTTTCACTTCGGGTAgcgaaatgacttgtctttattctaggatagggaAAAGATTGTCTACAACTTAACCCTCCATACCTCACTTTtgtgggattgggttttgttgtttttgttgttttcAATACTGTATACCCAAATATAATAAAGACAAAATTGCCCAAATCGTCCCTTTTTATGACTTTTTGCTCGAATCGTCCCTATATTATGAAAACTGCTTAATTCGTCCTTAAAAGCCAAAAAGTGTCCCAAACTCGTCCCTCCTTTAACGTCTGTTAATTCCTACCGTAAGTATATTACTCGTGCAAGTCACTTGTGTGTAACTAACCGTTTCATATTCTATTCTGCTGCTTAATACGATTGCTTCATAACAAATCCTAGTTCGTATTTTAGAAAATAATCCTTACAGAAGCGATTTTAATGGCAGATCATCATGGTTGGACCAAGAGACCTGAGGCATGTGATTATGATCATGAGATTGTTTATGGTAAGTAGGGTTTTGTCTTTATTTTTTTATTGATATTTAGGGTTTATGTTACTGTAACTTTTTTTTTGTTACTATTACATTGATTAGTAATGTTTTATTTTCTTGTTTTTATTGTAGTTGCATACAAAGAACTTTTTACCATCAATATACATCATCATGGTCACTTCATCTCTAACCCTAGAAGACACTATGTTTGTGGATTGTTGAATCCATTTGATTTTGTTGAATGTGCTATATATTTTGTGGAGAAGCTAAATATCATGATGAAGGAGTTGGGTTAATTAGGTGATGAAGTTATGTATTACCCTTACAGAAACCCTGATGGTGATTTGGATAGTGGATTGTGTCCATTGGTTAGAGAATGTGATGTTGTTAAGATGTTAAGTTACATTCCTAACTATCAATACATTGATGTGTATGTGGAACATGGTGTTACATGTATAGAAAGGGTTAATAATGAAACAACATTAGTTGAAAGAGGTTTGATTGATGAGATTGATCTTGAGTTTGCTTTAGATGAAATTGTGAATGATTGTAAGGGTAAAATATTATGTGAAAAAAGTAATGCTTGTATTGAAATTGATAGTGAAAAAGGTATTGAAGATGATGGACAGTATAGTAATGAAGATGGTGTTCTAGATGGCAATGAAGATGAATAGATTGATGATCTAGAGTTGATACCAAGCAAAGTTTCAGATTCAGATGAAGGTGAATGGTTGAACTTTGAAGAATTTGATAGTGGTAATGAGTCTGACAAAGTGGATATTAAAAGAAAATTGAGGTTGAAAGACTTAAGATCAAGTAATGAATAGGAAACGGTCAAAGTTTTTTATCACAAGTTTTATGTTGGGCAAGAGTTTTCAACTTCCAAAGAAATCAAAGATAGGGCCAGACAACATACTATTGAAACTAGAAGGGGTTTGAAGCCACTGAAGAATGATTTGAATAGGGTCAGAATTAGATGTTATGAAATGGGGGAAGTCAATTCCAAACCTATTTGCCCTTGGACTTTACTTGCTTCAAAGGGTAAAAAGCATGACACATACATTGTGAAGACCTTACATGAAGAACATACATGTCAACAAAAGAGGAAACTTAGACAACTTTCATCTACTTTTATATCAAAAGAAATTGGTGATATCTTAGTAGCTGATCCTAATATGAAGGCAAGAGCAATTCAAGAGATCATGACAATAAAATATGAATTGGGAGTGAAGAAGATGGCTGCATATAGGGCTAAGTCAAAGGCAATGAAAGTAATTATTGGTGACTACAAGAAACAATACTTGAGACTTAGAGACTATTGCTTGGAGTTGCAGAAAAGAAATTTAAACACAACTACCATTATAGAAGTACATCCAGAACCAAACCCATCATCAGATACAAGGGTTTTTAAAAGGGTGTACATATGTTTGGGTCCACTAAAAGAAGGCTATAAAGCTTGTAAAAGAGAGATATTAGGTGTTGATGGTTGTTTCTTAAAAGGCCCATATGAAGGACAACTTTTGTCTGTTGTTGGAGTAGATCCTAACAATGGTATATATCCTTTAGCTTATGCTATTGTTGAGGCTAAAACAAGTGACTCTTGGAAATGGTTTTTGAAGTGTCTTGGTGATGATTTAGATTTGGACTCAAATAGCAACTTCACCTTCATATCAGATAAGCAGAAGGTAATTATATACTCCTTTTAAATTTGCAATTACATTTCAGATTTGTACAAGCTAttgatatgtatattttatttgttgTGATTATGGTTTGGTACCAGCAATGACAAGGGTATATCCACATGCTGAGCATAGATATTGTATGAGGCATATTTATGAAAACATGAGGGGTCAATTTAAAGGACCAGTGATCAAGTACTTGATATGAAAATGTGCTACTAGGACAACTAGAGAAGAATATGATGAAACAATGGAGGAACTTAGAAGAGAGAATGAAGGTGCATATAAATTCTTGAAGGACATTCAACCAAAACATTGGAGCAGGTCACACTTTACATGTAGATCACTATGTGATATGTTATTGAATAATGTGTGTGAGATCTTCAATAGTAAGCTAGTTGATGGAAGAGACAAACCTGTTATCACATGTTTAGAGTATGTAAGGCAATACCTTATGAAAAGAATTGTGACAGTTCAAAAGGTAATTAATAAATCTGCTGGGACATTAACACCTACATCCACTAGATTTTTTGAAATGACTAAGAAGGCTGCAAACAGGTATAATGTCACTTGGAATGGGGGAGACGGGTTTCAAGTAATGGATGCTTTTTTAGACAAACAAGTTGTTGACCTAAGAACAAAAACATGTACTTGTCAAAAATGGGAGTTGACTGGGTTGCCATGTAAGCATGCAGTTGCATGTCTTTGGGACATGGCAGAGAATTCTGAGAAGGTTGGTGATCCTGAAGATTGGGTTAATCCAGTGTATAAGTTGGAAACATGGAGGGAGGTTTACTCATTCAAGGTAGAACCTATTACTGGATCTGTTTCATGGCCAAATAGTGAGTGTCCAACTAAACTCTACCTCCTTATCACAAAAAACAAGTAGAAAGGACAAAGAAGAAAAGAACAAAAAGTGCTAATGAAATGGAGCAACCAGTTGTAAAGAAGAAAAGAAACAATAGTGCAATTAAAATTGAGCAGCCTATGGTCATGAATGGAAAGTTATCAAGAGCTGAGATAAGTAAAACATGTAAAAAGTATGGTATGATGGGACATAATTCAAGGGGTTGTGGAAAAGGAGTTGCAGGTAAAGGAAAAGCATGTTCAACTACAAGTCAAGCAGGTGCAAGTACAAGTCAAGTAGGTGGAAGTCAAAGTGTTGGAAGTCAAGGTGTTGGAAGTCAAGGTTTTGGAAGTCAAGTGATTGATTAAGTCTTTTGAAATCTTTATGTATTTTGATTTGTTTTAGTTTTTGGGAAATGGTACTTGAATGGATCTTGTTTAGATTTAATGAATTGAATGTACTTGATGGATCTTTCGTAATGGTTTAGTACTTTGTTATTTGGtttaatgaaattgttatttgGTTTAAATgaaactgtttttttttttttttttttgattatttGATCATGAATCCTTTATAATGAAATGAATCTGCACTAATGAAACTGTTACAGTGAGTGTATTAGAAGGTTGGTCAACTCAGGTCAACatgtgaaatatcccgttcatattgattataaacgttccatattaattgatttcgtcgcgaggttttgacctctatatgagacgtttttcaaagactgcattcatttttaaaacaaccataacctttttcaaccagtccatgccaattattacgtcaaaactccctaactcgactggtattaaatcaattttaaacgtttcatcccccagtttaatttctctatcccgacatatattatctgctgaaattaatttaccgtttgctaattcgagtaaaatttactatccaaaggcgtcaatggacaacttaatttagtacaaaattctctactcatatagcttctatccgcacccgaatcaaataaaacataagcagatttatcgtcaataagaaacgtacccgtaacaagctccgggtattcctgtgcttctgccacattaatattgaaaactcttccacggccctgcccatttagTATTCctatgattcgggcaatttctaataatgtggcccagttttccacatttataacaaacagcgttggtattacttgctctgacactattcgtttcggcattacttgttccgacattatttgttcctttagttatgttaaactttggtccgtagacctcacactttatcgcgctatgaccatttcttttacacctgttgcaaaatgtcgtgcaaaacccctaatgattttcttcacacctatgacatggctgtttttggtttttgttgccgttgttgttattgaggttgttgttgggattgttattgttgttgaaacggttgttggagttgttgttgttgggatgtttgttgtagttattgttatgattgcggttattgttgtgattgttgttgcggttgttgggatagttgttgcgattgtggttgtaattgttgttgttgttgtactggtgactcttgtcaccgttttcctcccacttcctcttgagttgtttcgttttggcttcttcggccgcctgctctttaattcttccctcaatctgatttatgagtttatgagccattcgacttgccttctgtatagaagcgggctcgtgtgaactcacatcttcttgaatccttactggtaacgcttttacaaatgcgtcgatcttctcttcttcgtctttgaatgctcccggacacaataggcacaactttgtgaatcgttgttcatatgtggtaacatcgaacccgtgtgttcgtaactctctaagttctgctttgagtttattgacttcgtttctaggacggtactactcgttcatcaattgcttgaatgtcgaccacggtagtgcgtaagcagcattttgtcctacctgttcaacatAGGTGtaccaccacgttaacgcagtacatgtgaaggtatgcgcagcgtacttaactttgtcctcttcagtacacttacttatggcaaacaccgattcgactttctcggtccaccgtttcaatccaattggtccttcggttccatcaaatttcaaaggtttgcaggcagtgaattctttgtaggagcatcatacacgatttcttacgccgttagctgcattgctagattcaaagttattgttggtatgtagcgcagcctgtactgcggctatgtttgcagcaagaaatgtacggaattcctcttcgctcatattcatggtgtgtcgagtagtcggtgccatttccttcaaaatagccaactgaatcgagttaatcatacagaatattaagagtagtcaatagtatttcgtagcataatatgaactcatttataaaagctttttcttcatattagcgttttataagtttaaattcgggtactacctacccgttaagttcatacttagtagctaatatacaattcaactactacaattccatatgaaaaactgattataataatatatcacatacaaatattcttcaaacttacaactccgctatattacatataacatgaaatatagtacactttgatacatgatagttttgaagataaatctagttaatacgcaagttgttcaacaaaggaaataaagacacgtaattcataagtccagaaacaagtcatgcattctggttttactaagacgacttcccatccttggtcttgtggaaaataaccgttatgaccattggctaggcagcatgttgtaatgtcgtcaaaaggacgagggtttcgtaatgtccaacagccccgtaataatctaaaaaccttgtttctcaccccaactactgaatccgtcacttgtggaaaagttttatttaaaagttgcaatccgatgttctttttctcactttggtaagaagcgaacatcactaacccataagcataacatgcttctttatgttgcatgttagaagctctttctaaatcacgaaatcgtatgttgggatatgttgagtcaaaataggttct
This window of the Rutidosis leptorrhynchoides isolate AG116_Rl617_1_P2 chromosome 7, CSIRO_AGI_Rlap_v1, whole genome shotgun sequence genome carries:
- the LOC139859030 gene encoding uncharacterized protein; amino-acid sequence: MGEVNSKPICPWTLLASKGKKHDTYIVKTLHEEHTCQQKRKLRQLSSTFISKEIGDILVADPNMKARAIQEIMTIKYELGVKKMAAYRAKSKAMKVIIGDYKKQYLRLRDYCLELQKRNLNTTTIIEVHPEPNPSSDTRVFKRVYICLGPLKEGYKACKREILGVDGCFLKGPYEGQLLSVVGVDPNNGIYPLAYAIVEAKTSDSWKWFLKCLGDDLDLDSNSNFTFISDKQKQ
- the LOC139859031 gene encoding uncharacterized protein, with product MEELRRENEGAYKFLKDIQPKHWSRSHFTCRSLCDMLLNNVCEIFNSKLVDGRDKPVITCLEYVRQYLMKRIVTVQKVINKSAGTLTPTSTRFFEMTKKAANRYNVTWNGGDGFQVMDAFLDKQVVDLRTKTCTCQKWELTGLPCKHAVACLWDMAENSEKVGDPEDWVNPVYKLETWREVYSFKVEPITGSVSWPNSECPTKLYLLITKNK